TCTCAGCAAGCTGGATTTCTTTGCGACCGAATTCGGCCAGCGAGATGTCTTTGACTTTGTAAGGGAGTCGGTCCGTTTCGACTTGTGACACGCGTTTCTCTCGTTTCTTTGAGGGAACAGGAAAATGATATTGCCTGACAGCCGCGTTCTAGATTGTTGCCAAAACGCAGCGACGTGACGGACCGAACACAGGGACTCCCGCTGATTCGCACTTCTTTGATGCCAGTAACTCAGTTACCGTCCGGCTGATCCGATCGGCAACGTTGATATTTTAACGGTAAGTCAACAAAAAAGTAGGGCCAAAACGTTCACACTCCGTCAGTTCGGCCCAGCAAACGTCGCACCCTTGCTTCATGCTAGCATTCAAGCGGGCATCCAACCGCACCACCCGAATAGCGGTCGACATCCTGCCTCTCGCTACTGCCCGACCGAGCAGAACGCCTGGATCAGCTCGGACGACTTGGTTCCCTTTGGCGACTCAACACCGCTAGCGGTATCTACGCTGGTCGCCGAACTGGCCTGAATCGCATCCGACAAATTGTCCGGCGTCAAACCACCGGCAAGCGTCCAGGCGACTGATGGATTCAGCGACGCCCATGCAGCGATCGCATTCCAATCGAGCGTCTTGCCGCTGCCACCATGCGCGGCTCCGGCGTCAGCATCAAACAAAACGTGATAGCCAGCCTCAATCCACAGGCGGCTGGCGGCATCGATTTGCGAGACTGTTAGCGGCCCCGTCGGCAGTTTGATCGCACGTAGTTTTCGACCGGACACCTGCGAAGCCGATTCGACCGTTTCGTCGCCGTGCAGCTGAATCGCATCCAAGCCGACGACGTCAGCGATCTCGGCGATCCGCGCCGGAGCCTCGTTGACGAAAACACCAACGCGAAACAATCCCAGCCCAGCGGCAGCGGCCGACAGCTCTTGGGTGCGCGGGTCGTCAGGATCAACGTATCGAATGCTGGGCGGAAAGAAGTTCAGACCGATCGCGTCGCCGCCCGCCGCAGCGACCGCTTCGATGTCGCTGTGCAGTCGAACTCCGCAAATCTTGACCCGAAATATCATCACCACCCTCACAACCCGGAAATTTTGACTAACCCCACCCCCGCCGGCATTCCGACAACAACTGTACAGGTAGCTTGGACTTAGGATAACCAATGATGACGAACAACACTTCTTGGATGCCGCGACCCGACCTCGCGCTCGTTTTCACGACTGTCTTCGTGATCGTGCTGGCCAATCTGCCAGCACCGGTTCCGCACCAGGTTGTCGAAGTTTCCAACACCGAGGCAACTGATACGTCGCACACGTACTCCTTGGCCGTCAACGATCCGCGACTGCGACGACTGACTCGCCGCATCGACACCTACGGAAAATCCGCACCAGCCGCAGCGGTCGGAAAAGCGAAATGGATGGCGGAAACGTCATCGATCTATGCCGAGCGAACCTTGCTGGATCTGGCCAAGCTTGAAACGCAATCGGACGAAGCCACTTCGCTAGCAACGGGAAAAACACCGGCATCGTCCACCCCGATCATGATGGTTTCTTACGTCAAAACACCGGACGCAAAACCGACACCGACCAACTTAGTCGAGTACTGGTCAAACTTCAGCAAGACCAGCGAAAAGTCGATCGAAACGATCCGTACAAACTGGCAAAAACGCATCGCATCGCTCGGCCCGCCTCCGGTCAAGCTCGCCGGCACGGTGCCGGGCGTGATTTCGGGCGGAACGATCTACGTGGCCTCGATTCTGGCGATCTTCGCGACCCTGGTCATGGCTACATGGCGGTCGTCATACCCAACACGCCGACTGCAACACCCGGTTGCGATCACGACCGAAGACCACCAGTCCGTAGCGAACGATTCCGGACTCGCCATCACACTGCCGGCCGGATCGGTACGGCTACATCAACCCATGATGGTTCACCTGCGGCGAATGGCGTACGCCGGATTGATAGTGATTGCAATTTTGCAGTGGCTCTAAGCCAAATCGGCGTGCGTGCCCGTTCGCCAAGATTTGCAAACCAGTTCCCACACCATGCCGCCTCGCGTTTCCCAACGGACTCACAAAACTATTTGTGATGCAGCAGTCGCTTTGAATCGGCTTGGGTGATGCGGCCGAAGATGTCTCGCAGGATCACCTGCTCTAGCGAAACGTCGCGGCCTAGCGGGATCCAGCCCAAGGTTTGCGGGCTGTCGTCGTAACCATCTTGCTGGCGAACGATGGTTCCATCGTGGCGAACGGCCGCCGTTGATTCAGTCGCGTATTGGCTGCGATCGGTGTCTTCAAGATCCTTCTGCACGATGACTTCGATCGTGTAGGCCGCGCCACGCGGGCGAACGGTGATGGTGGCCCGTCGCCGGATCGACTGCAATGTACTTTGCAACCGCTCGAATCCCGCCGTACTGTCTTTTCGCCACGGCTCTAGCAGCGACGCACCGATCTGGTACGACGTCTCGACGGTACCGTCCAAGATGATCCCGTCCGAGTTCTGCACGGGCTGTTCGCGGACGATACGAAAATAGTCGTCGACTGCGTCGATTACCTGCGACCAGACGAAAACATCGTTCGCCGGCGGCAGCTCTAACGGGTTGGGCACGAACGTGTCGGGCACGTCATTCTTTAACCGATACGCCAACTGTCCGCACCCAGCCGTAATGCTGGTGGCCGCGATCGCCAGCATGGATGCCAACAACGTGCGCCGAGTGATCGGTCGTTTTGGTTTGGGCGTCAACATGCGGTCAGGAACGGGCACAGGTGTTTGCGTTTACGGGCGGCTGGCGACACTGGTTGGTAACGGTTTTGCACCAGGCGCATCGTCGGGGAACATCGACCAGACCGCGATCCGGTGCTGCATCGACTCCATAACTTCACGCTGCGACTTGCTGATTTTTTCGGCGCGAATCTTTGTTCGAATCTCGTCCTGCACTTCGCTAAGCGGGACGTTTCCGGCTTCGATACGTTCGAGCACGCGGACAATGTGCAGGCCTTCTTCGTCCTCAATGATCTCGCTCATCGCGTTAGTAGGGATCGAGAAAATTTGCTGATCAAGCTTGGCCGATGCCAGCGATCCTTTGGTCGTCCAATCGTGCAAGCCACCTTTGTTTGCAAATGGCTCTTGGCTCTTTTCACGAGCAACGGCCTGCATGTTGCCACCAAAGTAGGCTTCGCGGCCCATTTCCGCGATCGCTGCGTAGGCGTCGTCGCGAGTTGGAAAGCGGAAAAACATCACCGACATTTGCTCCCACCGGGCCCGCGTGGGGCGGTGAAACGAATCAGCGTTGATGTGATAGTACTCGTTGATTTCGGAGATCGACACATTCGGTTCTCGATCAACCTTGCTGCGAATGTAGAGGTGACCGAGCATCTGGTCGACGAACTCGCGCTGCCGCGATGCGAGCGAACTGCCCTTTTCTCTTAGCAACTTGTCCAGTTCGGACGGGTCTTCGGTTTTGTACTGTTTCAGCAACTCCGGCAACTCGGAATCGTAGAACATCTTGCGAGCACGCGAGGTCAGCTTGTCGTCGGCTTCGCGGCGTTTATCGGCGGCTTCCGTTCCGACCTGATCGATC
The DNA window shown above is from Rubripirellula reticaptiva and carries:
- a CDS encoding phosphoribosylanthranilate isomerase, with amino-acid sequence MIFRVKICGVRLHSDIEAVAAAGGDAIGLNFFPPSIRYVDPDDPRTQELSAAAAGLGLFRVGVFVNEAPARIAEIADVVGLDAIQLHGDETVESASQVSGRKLRAIKLPTGPLTVSQIDAASRLWIEAGYHVLFDADAGAAHGGSGKTLDWNAIAAWASLNPSVAWTLAGGLTPDNLSDAIQASSATSVDTASGVESPKGTKSSELIQAFCSVGQ
- a CDS encoding peptidylprolyl isomerase, translated to MLPRHLSFVALVLVASTAIAQGTGARAPGAGGGAEVDLPTDPAAIVAVVGQTPILLGDLMPKVEAKINEAIEKTGQQVPEDKLQFFKVNLLRQSLAQAIQNKMMREAFLIDQVGTEAADKRREADDKLTSRARKMFYDSELPELLKQYKTEDPSELDKLLREKGSSLASRQREFVDQMLGHLYIRSKVDREPNVSISEINEYYHINADSFHRPTRARWEQMSVMFFRFPTRDDAYAAIAEMGREAYFGGNMQAVAREKSQEPFANKGGLHDWTTKGSLASAKLDQQIFSIPTNAMSEIIEDEEGLHIVRVLERIEAGNVPLSEVQDEIRTKIRAEKISKSQREVMESMQHRIAVWSMFPDDAPGAKPLPTSVASRP